A region of Anolis sagrei isolate rAnoSag1 chromosome 2, rAnoSag1.mat, whole genome shotgun sequence DNA encodes the following proteins:
- the LOC132766099 gene encoding zinc finger and SCAN domain-containing protein 23-like → MQRNPLGMKMEEPRQVDPKPTEGLEGARKSPLAVERNCIREFLQKMPAPQIKEEADEGLIQRWEVQWQDFLKEVESPCSGWGLPPLPEEPAPWDDAKAFLSSFEHVAEACQWPREEWVTRLLPALRGEAQQAFNRLEARDRKDYGRVKVAILRGAALNREKRRQHFRHFCYQEAEGPRGAYGRLQDLCHRWLKVEKHTKEQILELLILEQFLTVLPLEIQSWVRERGPETCAQAVTLAENFLQVQREVQRQKTQVTPAFEEVALRFCDPEAAPSAPTGHRQLTKETKQEEDSGEAILMGAKGWMTIAEGEEFPPEASEQLAPHGPSVWRSAENAPQFCEQRAILGSHLELGSGQEVDLSVPLGGPFQDLKEDVFQRRMHPGKRPNIYGVLRKKFGQSPSLIKHESVYSGEKPFKCLDCGKRFSQKFQLIGHHKRCESERPHKCPTCGKRFSRNSYLNTHQRIHTGERPYECLRCGKSFSQKANLNTHRRIHTGERPHECPVCGKRFSRNTCLNRHQRIHTAR, encoded by the exons ATGCAGAGAAATCCACTAGGGATGAAAATGGAGGAGCCACGCCAAGTCGACCCCAAACCCACAGAAGGATTGGAAGGGGCCAGAAAGTCTCCACTTGCCGTTGAGAGGAACTGCATCCGTGAATTCCTCCAAAAGATGCCGGCGCCGCAGATCAAAGAGGAGGCCGACGAAGGTCTCATTCAGCGCTGGGAGGTCCAGTGGCAGGACTTCCTGAAGGAAGTGGAGTCTCCTTGCTCAGGTTGGGGACTCCCGCCATTGCCGGAGGAGCCTGCCCCATGGGACGATGCCAAGGCCTTCCTGTCCTCCTTTGAGCATGTGGCTGAGGCCTGCCAGTGGCCCAGGGAGGAGTGGGTCACCCGGCTCCTGCCGGCACTCCGTGGAGAAGCGCAGCAGGCTTTCAACCGGCTGGAAGCTCGAGACAGAAAGGATTATGGGAGAGTGAAGGTGGCCATCTTGCGAGGGGCTGCCCTCAACAGGGAGAAGAGGCGCCAGCACTTCAGGCACTTCTGTTACCAGGAGGCCGAGGGGCCCAGAGGGGCTTACGGTCGGCTCCAGGATCTTTGCCACCGGTGGCTGAAGGTAGAGAAACACACAAAAGAGCAGATCTTGGAGCTgctgatcctggagcagttcctgaccGTCCTGCCTCTGGAGATCCAGAGCTGGGTCAGGGAACGAGGCCCCGAGACCTGTGCCCAGGCAGTGACCCTGGCCGAGAACTTCCTCCAGGTCCAGAGAGAGGTACAGCGACAGAAAACTCAG GTCACGCCAGCCTTTGAGGAAGTGGCTTTGAGATTCTGTGATCCCGAAGCTGCTCCATCCGCCCCAACTGGACACAGGCAGCTAACCAAGGAGACCAAGCAAGAGGAGGACAGTGGCGAGGCCATCTTGATGG gtGCTAAAGGGTGGATGACTATAGCTGAAGGAGAAGAATTTCCACCAGAAGCTTCTGAGCAATTGGCACCCCATGGGCCGAGTGTTTGGCGCTCAGCAGAGAATGCCCCTCAGTTTTGTGAGCAGAGAGCCATTCTAGGGAGTCACCTGGAGCTCGGGTCAGGGCAAGAAGTAGATCTCTCTGTCCCGTTGGGGGGACCCTTCCAGGACTTGAAGGAAGATGTGTTCCAGCGGAGGATGCACCCTGGTAAGAGACCAAATATCTACGGTGTGCTTAGGAAAAAGTTTGGTCAGAGCCCGAGCCTCATTAAACATGAAAGCGTCTACTCAGGAGAAAAGCCCTTCAAATGCTTGGACTGTGGGAAACGGTTCAGTCAGAAATTCCAGCTCATTGGGCACCATAAAAGGTGCGAAAGCGAGAGGCCCCACAAGTGCCCCACTTGCGGGAAGCGCTTCTCCCGCAACTCCTACCTTAATACTCACCAGagaatccacactggggagagGCCCTACGAGTGCCTGCGCTGCGGGAAAAGCTTCAGCCAGAAAGCTAACCTTAACACGCACCGCAGAATCCACACGGGGGAGAGGCCGCACGAGTGTCCCGTGTGCGGGAAGAGGTTCTCTCGCAACACGTGCCTTAACAGACACCAAAGAATCCATACGGCACGCTAA